One window of Methylococcus sp. EFPC2 genomic DNA carries:
- a CDS encoding lipopolysaccharide assembly protein LapB, whose amino-acid sequence MKRWIAILGLWLSTAAYPQAYRPAADDEVLEKLPLPRPERRELRELRAALGERPQRRDLALALARRYIEVGRADSDPRFYGHAEAVLTPWLAGTDPEALLLRATVLQNRHAFQAALADLDAALRLNSRLPQAWLSRAAILEVQGDYPGALRACLTLGRLTASPAAAVCRESALSLSGKARAAYKRLVPIVSEAPADTEEAVWTRGVLAELAERLGKPAEAESWYRSALALAQRNVYLLSAYADFLLEQDRPDDVIDLLQDETRADPLLLRLCLAEMRAGHPRRSEHALALKARYAAARARGDSTHQGDEARYALHIEGDALASLLLAAANWQVQREPRDARILLEAARAAGRPDAASPVREFLSRTRLEDVRLQAWLAAPAKAEP is encoded by the coding sequence ATGAAGCGCTGGATCGCGATTTTGGGGCTGTGGCTGAGCACGGCGGCCTATCCCCAGGCCTATCGGCCCGCCGCCGACGACGAGGTGCTGGAGAAACTGCCTCTGCCCCGCCCGGAGCGCCGGGAACTGCGGGAGTTGCGGGCCGCACTCGGAGAGCGGCCGCAGCGCCGCGACCTGGCCCTCGCATTGGCCAGGCGCTACATCGAGGTCGGCCGGGCCGATTCCGACCCGCGTTTCTACGGCCACGCCGAAGCGGTGCTTACACCCTGGCTAGCCGGCACCGACCCGGAAGCCTTGCTACTGCGGGCCACGGTCCTACAGAACCGCCACGCATTCCAGGCGGCCTTGGCCGATCTCGATGCCGCGCTCCGCCTCAATTCTCGCCTACCGCAAGCCTGGCTAAGCCGGGCCGCCATCCTCGAAGTGCAGGGCGATTATCCCGGCGCGCTCCGGGCCTGTCTGACCCTGGGGCGCTTGACCGCCTCACCGGCGGCGGCGGTCTGCCGCGAGTCCGCCCTCAGTCTGTCGGGGAAGGCCCGGGCCGCTTACAAACGGCTCGTCCCCATCGTTTCCGAAGCGCCGGCGGATACCGAGGAGGCCGTGTGGACCCGTGGTGTATTGGCCGAATTGGCCGAAAGGCTGGGCAAACCGGCCGAAGCCGAGTCCTGGTACCGGTCGGCGCTAGCCCTGGCGCAGCGCAACGTCTACCTGCTCTCGGCTTACGCCGACTTCCTGCTGGAGCAGGACCGACCGGACGATGTCATTGACCTGCTGCAAGACGAAACCCGCGCCGACCCCCTGCTGCTGCGCCTTTGTCTGGCCGAAATGCGGGCTGGCCACCCGCGCCGGAGCGAACACGCACTGGCCCTGAAGGCGCGGTATGCGGCCGCCCGGGCGCGAGGCGACAGCACCCACCAGGGCGACGAAGCCCGCTACGCCTTGCATATCGAGGGCGACGCGCTGGCCTCCTTGCTTCTGGCCGCAGCCAACTGGCAGGTACAGCGCGAACCCAGGGACGCCCGCATCCTCTTGGAAGCGGCTCGCGCGGCGGGCCGACCCGACGCGGCAAGTCCCGTCCGCGAATTTCTCTCCCGCACCCGGCTGGAAGACGTGCGCCTGCAAGCCTGGCTGGCCGCCCCTGCCAAGGCGGAACCATGA
- a CDS encoding PEP-CTERM sorting domain-containing protein (PEP-CTERM proteins occur, often in large numbers, in the proteomes of bacteria that also encode an exosortase, a predicted intramembrane cysteine proteinase. The presence of a PEP-CTERM domain at a protein's C-terminus predicts cleavage within the sorting domain, followed by covalent anchoring to some some component of the (usually Gram-negative) cell surface. Many PEP-CTERM proteins exhibit an unusual sequence composition that includes large numbers of potential glycosylation sites. Expression of one such protein has been shown restore the ability of a bacterium to form floc, a type of biofilm.), with the protein MKHMHRGLAAFLLWAASNAGAVPVAYIDTQYDLLGSAEVGDALGGAIDSRSYAEAVPPGTVPVFREAAASGADSSAYAFGSAEDGFVSIGTESLAFGDESARASSVVSFSGDFANPGGPLRLVLDLDLSQVIAGLASIELSFAVGGLAPESLLFDTGGGDVLKLLRTFALPDGVATGTLDFQLIAESTGGSSNLANLAFRIETVPEPGTWLLLPAGLLLIALRRRDTGA; encoded by the coding sequence ATGAAACACATGCATCGCGGCCTGGCCGCATTTCTCTTGTGGGCGGCATCGAACGCCGGGGCCGTTCCGGTCGCCTACATCGACACCCAATACGACCTGCTCGGCTCGGCCGAAGTGGGAGACGCGCTCGGCGGTGCCATCGACAGCCGGTCGTACGCCGAGGCCGTCCCGCCAGGTACCGTGCCGGTATTCAGAGAAGCGGCGGCGAGCGGCGCGGACAGCAGCGCATACGCATTTGGCTCCGCCGAGGACGGCTTTGTTTCGATCGGCACGGAAAGCCTGGCTTTCGGAGACGAATCCGCCCGGGCCTCGTCCGTCGTGTCGTTCTCCGGCGATTTCGCCAATCCCGGCGGCCCCTTGCGCTTAGTCCTCGACCTGGATCTGAGCCAGGTCATCGCGGGGCTGGCCAGCATAGAACTGAGCTTCGCCGTCGGCGGCCTGGCGCCGGAAAGCCTGTTGTTCGATACCGGAGGCGGCGATGTGCTCAAGCTGCTGCGGACCTTCGCGCTCCCGGACGGGGTCGCGACGGGGACGCTGGATTTCCAACTCATCGCCGAATCCACCGGCGGCTCGTCCAATCTCGCCAATCTCGCTTTCCGCATCGAGACGGTGCCGGAGCCCGGAACCTGGTTGCTGCTGCCGGCAGGACTGTTGCTGATCGCGCTCCGTCGCCGGGACACCGGGGCATGA
- a CDS encoding DUF4331 domain-containing protein: MQHAHFKTAALVPALLLALCGGIAHGANHREAPLTALDPKADITDFFAFVSYDDPGKVTLILDVDPLLEPANGPNYFPFDPEILYAIRVDNNNDAVEDVVFEFRFRTEIGLPGVFTAYVGAGTGFFAPAGSPAPVAPGTLIVPPAINSLTDAGLSVRQRYSVTMVKGGVRTVLGHDLIAVPSNVGPRTMPTYDQPLGLYEQGIRPLAGGVSVFAGTVDDPFWIDLGAAFDSLNFRVLGSGVPGVLTPAEIAAEQNFAADDVAGYNVNAIAIEVPIALLTRDGNRHAAGDPAATLGFWGTTSRPKVKTYSGNPGAPALVSSTWTQIQRMGQPLFNELIIGTGSKDKFSMSQPKNDAQFASFALDPLLARVINAVYAVLAPPGVSIPTPPRTDLLPLVTYAPPIAAPGTPAGPVADLLRLNTGVPPTSPTSPTYSRLGLLGSDPAGYPNGRRLGDDVTDIAAQAVVGVFNPAFNVFPNNAIGDGVNDNDKPYRATFPYLAPAHSGRDSRHIDPGEAGCTAGAGPACAF; encoded by the coding sequence ATGCAACACGCTCATTTCAAGACCGCGGCCCTCGTCCCGGCTCTGCTGCTGGCCCTGTGCGGAGGCATCGCCCACGGCGCCAACCACCGCGAAGCCCCGCTGACCGCCTTGGACCCCAAGGCCGACATCACCGACTTCTTCGCCTTCGTCAGCTACGACGATCCCGGCAAAGTCACTTTGATCCTCGACGTGGACCCCTTGCTGGAGCCCGCCAACGGTCCGAACTACTTTCCTTTCGATCCCGAAATCCTCTACGCCATCCGCGTCGACAACAACAACGACGCGGTGGAAGACGTGGTCTTCGAATTCCGCTTCAGGACGGAGATCGGCCTGCCCGGCGTGTTCACGGCCTACGTGGGTGCGGGGACCGGATTTTTTGCGCCGGCCGGGTCCCCTGCGCCGGTCGCGCCGGGCACCCTGATCGTTCCGCCTGCCATCAACAGCCTCACCGATGCCGGCCTGAGCGTGCGCCAGCGCTACAGCGTGACCATGGTCAAGGGAGGCGTCCGCACCGTGTTGGGACACGATTTGATCGCGGTTCCCAGCAACGTGGGGCCGCGTACCATGCCCACCTACGACCAGCCTCTGGGCCTTTACGAGCAAGGTATCAGGCCCCTGGCCGGCGGCGTTTCGGTGTTCGCCGGCACCGTGGACGATCCCTTCTGGATCGATTTGGGGGCGGCCTTCGATTCCCTGAATTTCCGGGTATTGGGTTCAGGCGTGCCGGGCGTGCTGACACCGGCCGAAATCGCCGCCGAGCAGAATTTCGCCGCCGACGACGTGGCCGGCTACAACGTCAACGCCATCGCCATCGAGGTACCCATCGCACTCCTGACCCGCGACGGCAACCGGCATGCCGCCGGGGACCCGGCCGCCACCCTGGGCTTCTGGGGAACCACGTCCAGGCCCAAGGTGAAGACCTATTCCGGCAATCCCGGCGCGCCGGCGCTGGTTTCCTCTACCTGGACGCAGATCCAGCGCATGGGTCAACCGCTCTTCAACGAGCTCATTATCGGCACCGGCTCCAAGGACAAGTTCAGCATGAGCCAGCCCAAAAACGACGCCCAGTTCGCCTCGTTCGCGCTCGATCCGCTCCTGGCCCGCGTGATCAATGCGGTCTACGCCGTCCTCGCGCCGCCCGGCGTGTCCATACCAACTCCGCCGCGCACCGACCTGTTGCCCCTGGTTACCTACGCACCGCCCATCGCCGCGCCCGGCACGCCGGCAGGACCGGTGGCCGACCTGCTGCGCCTCAATACGGGCGTACCGCCCACCTCGCCGACCAGTCCGACATATAGCCGGCTCGGCCTGTTGGGCAGCGATCCGGCCGGCTATCCGAATGGGCGGCGCCTGGGAGACGACGTCACCGACATCGCCGCCCAGGCCGTGGTAGGCGTGTTCAATCCGGCTTTCAACGTGTTTCCCAATAACGCCATCGGCGACGGCGTGAACGACAACGACAAGCCTTACCGGGCGACCTTCCCCTACCTCGCCCCGGCCCACTCGGGCCGCGACAGCCGCCACATCGATCCGGGCGAGGCCGGCTGCACCGCGGGCGCGGGGCCGGCCTGCGCGTTCTGA
- a CDS encoding cupin domain-containing protein, with translation MSNKSDIEKPGDDAEQVDLDCLLWENLAEIPPPQRGVAIRQRLMSKIARSAADNANFLTVRGNRGAWSRLRPGVRYKPLWNGSEGNSMLLELAPGAGLPIHRHRWIEEGIVLDGGLQMGDLDLGPGDYHLSPAGSRHGRIASRQGALAFLRGTSLGDTGGALKELLGGLLPHAGGAPLTVYGRDESGWEELAPGVRTKPLWSDGTRRSYFCCLDPGAELEGHAHAIDEECMMLSGDIFLGDLLLRAGDYHLAPAGTRHGPISSDTGALLFVRGQVTP, from the coding sequence ATGAGCAATAAATCCGACATCGAAAAGCCCGGCGACGACGCCGAACAAGTGGACCTGGACTGCCTGCTGTGGGAAAACCTCGCGGAAATCCCGCCGCCGCAACGCGGCGTAGCCATCAGGCAGCGGCTCATGAGCAAGATCGCGCGGAGCGCCGCCGATAACGCGAATTTTTTGACGGTGCGCGGCAACCGTGGCGCCTGGTCACGCCTGCGCCCCGGCGTCCGCTACAAACCCTTGTGGAACGGTTCCGAGGGCAATTCGATGCTGCTGGAACTCGCGCCCGGCGCGGGCCTGCCCATCCATCGCCATCGCTGGATCGAAGAAGGCATCGTACTGGACGGCGGTTTGCAGATGGGCGACCTGGATCTCGGCCCCGGCGACTATCATCTTTCCCCGGCCGGCAGCCGCCACGGCCGCATCGCCTCCCGTCAGGGCGCCCTCGCCTTCCTGCGCGGTACGTCGCTCGGCGACACCGGCGGAGCGCTGAAAGAATTGCTCGGCGGCCTGCTGCCCCATGCCGGGGGGGCTCCGCTCACCGTCTATGGCCGCGACGAGAGCGGTTGGGAGGAACTCGCGCCAGGCGTCAGGACCAAGCCGCTATGGTCGGACGGCACGCGGCGCTCGTACTTCTGCTGCCTGGACCCCGGCGCCGAACTGGAAGGCCATGCCCACGCCATCGACGAGGAATGCATGATGCTGAGCGGCGATATCTTCTTAGGCGATTTGCTGCTGCGGGCCGGGGACTACCATCTGGCTCCGGCCGGCACCCGCCACGGCCCCATTTCAAGCGACACCGGCGCCCTGCTTTTCGTGCGCGGACAGGTAACGCCCTAG
- a CDS encoding sigma-70 family RNA polymerase sigma factor, protein MGTYPMVENEEEEVSDSGERGDSPFPECELVPDTSTASRSSPPAAVSAAVDEGELRRLLACVVDQDQQALASIYDRLASRVYHLALRIAGRAALAEEVVEDTFWQVWRQAPRFDAERGSAIAWIMTIARSRALDARRAEKSVQAETGSEDLDRVPANLPDPADWIGALQDGQRLRQALSDLDALPLQLVALAFFRGLSHDEIAVQTSLPLGTVKSQIRRALLKLKQVLSADDTSP, encoded by the coding sequence ATGGGCACTTATCCGATGGTGGAAAACGAAGAGGAAGAAGTGAGCGATTCCGGCGAGCGGGGGGACAGCCCGTTTCCGGAATGCGAGCTCGTTCCCGACACCTCCACCGCGTCGCGCTCATCCCCGCCGGCAGCCGTTTCCGCAGCAGTCGACGAAGGCGAATTGCGCCGGCTGTTAGCCTGCGTGGTCGACCAGGATCAGCAGGCCCTAGCGTCGATTTACGACCGTCTGGCTAGCAGGGTCTACCACCTGGCCTTACGCATCGCGGGACGCGCCGCGCTGGCCGAGGAAGTGGTGGAAGACACCTTCTGGCAAGTCTGGCGCCAGGCTCCCCGCTTCGATGCCGAACGGGGCTCGGCGATTGCGTGGATCATGACCATCGCCCGCAGCCGCGCCCTGGACGCCAGGCGGGCCGAGAAATCGGTCCAGGCCGAGACCGGCAGCGAGGACCTGGATCGGGTTCCGGCGAACCTCCCCGACCCCGCGGATTGGATCGGGGCGCTGCAGGATGGCCAGCGCCTGCGACAGGCCTTGTCCGACCTGGATGCGCTGCCGCTGCAACTGGTCGCGCTGGCTTTCTTTCGCGGATTGAGCCATGACGAGATCGCGGTTCAGACGAGTCTGCCGCTGGGCACCGTGAAATCGCAAATCCGCAGGGCCTTGCTGAAACTGAAGCAAGTCTTGAGCGCGGACGACACGAGTCCTTAA